In Kitasatospora sp. NBC_00240, the following are encoded in one genomic region:
- a CDS encoding carbohydrate ABC transporter permease, protein MALTTSRRASASSAPGRDLRTPFSTAARHLAALLVVGVTAVPLLFVVLGGFRSNAQINASPTGWPHPWVFSNYTRILGSSSFWRFLFNSTVIAVTATVLTVVLGAMAAYALSRYVFRGREGLYTLFAVGLLFPLGVASLPVYLLLRQLHMLESWYGVALPQAAFGLPVTIVVLRPFMAAIPGEIEDAAAVDGCTRLGFFWRILLPLAGPALVTVAILAFLGSWNGYQLPMLVFNDQSHFTLPLGVATFQSQYSQDTAGILAFTALSMLPALAFFVFAERRIIGGMTGAVKG, encoded by the coding sequence ATGGCCCTCACCACCTCCCGCCGGGCGTCCGCGTCCTCCGCGCCCGGCCGAGACCTCCGCACCCCCTTCTCCACCGCCGCCCGCCACCTGGCCGCCCTGCTCGTGGTCGGCGTCACCGCGGTGCCGCTGCTCTTCGTCGTCCTGGGAGGCTTCCGCAGCAACGCCCAGATCAACGCATCCCCGACGGGCTGGCCGCACCCCTGGGTGTTCTCCAACTACACCAGGATCCTCGGCTCGTCGTCCTTCTGGCGGTTCCTGTTCAACAGCACGGTCATCGCGGTGACCGCGACCGTCCTCACCGTGGTGCTGGGGGCGATGGCGGCGTACGCGTTGTCACGGTACGTCTTCCGGGGCCGGGAAGGCCTCTACACGCTGTTCGCCGTCGGGCTGCTGTTCCCGCTGGGCGTCGCCTCCCTGCCGGTCTACCTGCTGCTGCGCCAGCTCCACATGCTGGAGAGCTGGTACGGCGTGGCCCTGCCGCAGGCCGCCTTCGGGCTGCCGGTGACGATCGTCGTCCTGCGCCCGTTCATGGCGGCGATCCCGGGCGAGATCGAGGACGCCGCCGCGGTGGACGGCTGCACCCGGCTGGGGTTCTTCTGGCGGATCCTGCTCCCGCTGGCGGGGCCGGCCCTGGTCACCGTCGCCATCCTGGCGTTCCTCGGCAGCTGGAACGGCTACCAGCTCCCGATGCTGGTGTTCAACGACCAGTCGCACTTCACGCTGCCGCTCGGTGTGGCCACCTTCCAGTCCCAGTACTCGCAGGACACCGCGGGCATCCTGGCCTTCACCGCGCTCTCGATGCTGCCGGCGCTGGCGTTCTTCGTCTTCGCCGAGCGCCGCATCATCGGCGGCATGACCGGAGCGGTCAAGGGCTGA
- a CDS encoding glycoside hydrolase family 3 N-terminal domain-containing protein yields MAIQSSPPVPAAAGAWRDPSLDPQARVDDLIGRMTLEEKTAQLYGVWVGADAAGDGVAPHQNAMCDPVDLPSLITRGLGQLTRPFGTAPVDPAVGALALARAQQQVVAAGRFGIPALAHEECLAGFTTWGATAYPVPLAWGATFDPGLVAEMAYRIGRDMRGVGVHQGLAPVLDVVRDLRWGRVEETIGEDPYLVATIGTAYVRGLQSAGVIATLKHFAGYSASAGARNLAPVRAGAREMADVILPPFEMAVHEGGADSVMHSYSEIDGVPAAADPELLTELLRDTWGFGGTVVADYFGIGFLETLHRVAADRADSARLALTAGVDVELPTVRAYGEALVEAVRAGAVPEGLVDRALRRVLLQKCRLGLLDHDWSPLPPALPAADGHTDPELVRDSVDLDSPHNRALARRLAEQSIVLLANRDGALPLAGATRIAVVGPRADDPLAMLGCYSFPSHVGVSHPEVPLGIAIPTVLEAIRAEFPSAGVTFAPGCDVDGSDRSDLPAAVAAARDADVCVAVLGDRAGLFGRGTSGEGCDAADLSLPGIQADLLDALLATGTPVVLLLLTGRPYALGRWAGRTAAMVQAFFPGEEGGPALAGILAGRVDPSGRLPVGVPHGPGGQPWTYLQPPLGLANGVSNLDPTPLFPFGHGLSYTSFVWEPGPAATGDLPTDGSTDIEVTVRNTGDRDGAEVVQLYLHDPVAQTTRPDLRLVGYARVPLAAGESRRVGFRFHADLASFTGRAGHRIVEPGALELRLAASSGDVRHTVRFNLTGPERIVDHRRRMVCDAWLG; encoded by the coding sequence ATGGCGATCCAGTCAAGCCCTCCCGTCCCGGCGGCCGCGGGCGCGTGGCGCGACCCCTCCCTCGACCCGCAGGCACGGGTCGACGACCTGATCGGCCGGATGACCCTGGAGGAGAAGACGGCCCAGCTGTACGGGGTGTGGGTGGGGGCCGACGCGGCGGGGGACGGTGTCGCCCCGCACCAGAACGCGATGTGCGACCCCGTCGACCTCCCGTCCCTGATCACCCGCGGCCTCGGGCAGCTGACCCGGCCGTTCGGCACCGCGCCGGTGGACCCGGCCGTCGGCGCGCTCGCCCTGGCCCGCGCCCAGCAACAGGTCGTCGCCGCCGGCCGGTTCGGGATCCCCGCCCTCGCCCACGAGGAATGCCTCGCGGGCTTCACCACCTGGGGCGCGACCGCCTATCCCGTCCCGCTCGCCTGGGGCGCCACCTTCGACCCGGGCCTGGTCGCCGAGATGGCCTACCGGATCGGCCGGGACATGCGCGGCGTCGGCGTGCACCAAGGGCTCGCGCCCGTGCTGGACGTGGTCCGCGACCTGCGCTGGGGCCGGGTGGAGGAGACCATCGGCGAGGATCCGTACCTGGTGGCCACCATCGGGACGGCCTACGTACGCGGCCTCCAGTCGGCCGGGGTCATCGCCACCCTGAAGCACTTCGCCGGCTACTCGGCCTCGGCGGGCGCCCGCAACCTGGCGCCGGTCCGGGCCGGCGCGCGGGAGATGGCCGACGTCATCCTGCCGCCCTTCGAGATGGCCGTGCACGAGGGCGGCGCCGACTCGGTGATGCACTCCTACTCCGAGATCGACGGCGTACCCGCCGCCGCCGACCCCGAACTGCTGACCGAACTGCTCCGCGACACCTGGGGCTTCGGCGGTACCGTGGTCGCCGACTACTTCGGGATCGGATTCCTGGAGACCCTGCACCGGGTCGCCGCGGACCGGGCCGATTCCGCCCGCCTCGCCCTGACCGCCGGCGTCGACGTCGAACTCCCCACCGTCCGCGCCTACGGCGAGGCACTCGTCGAGGCGGTCCGCGCCGGAGCCGTGCCCGAGGGGCTGGTCGACCGGGCACTGCGCCGGGTGCTGCTGCAGAAATGCCGGCTGGGGCTGCTCGACCACGACTGGTCGCCGCTGCCGCCCGCGCTCCCGGCCGCCGACGGGCACACCGATCCCGAGCTGGTCCGCGACAGCGTCGATCTCGACTCCCCGCACAACCGCGCGCTGGCCCGGCGGCTGGCCGAGCAGTCGATCGTGCTGCTCGCCAACCGGGACGGCGCGCTGCCGCTGGCCGGAGCCACCCGGATCGCCGTGGTGGGACCGCGTGCCGACGACCCGCTCGCCATGCTGGGCTGCTACTCCTTCCCCAGCCATGTCGGTGTCTCGCACCCCGAGGTGCCGCTCGGCATCGCGATCCCGACCGTACTGGAGGCGATCCGGGCCGAATTCCCGTCCGCCGGGGTGACGTTCGCGCCGGGCTGCGACGTCGACGGGTCCGACCGGTCGGACCTCCCCGCCGCCGTGGCGGCCGCCCGTGACGCGGACGTCTGCGTCGCCGTGCTCGGCGACCGCGCCGGACTCTTCGGGCGGGGCACCTCCGGCGAGGGCTGCGACGCGGCCGACCTGTCCTTGCCCGGCATCCAGGCGGACCTGCTGGACGCGCTGCTGGCCACCGGTACGCCCGTCGTGCTCCTGCTGCTGACCGGACGGCCGTACGCGCTGGGACGGTGGGCCGGGCGTACGGCGGCCATGGTCCAGGCGTTCTTCCCGGGGGAGGAGGGCGGCCCCGCCCTGGCCGGGATCCTCGCCGGCCGGGTCGACCCGTCCGGCCGGCTGCCGGTCGGGGTGCCGCACGGGCCCGGCGGCCAGCCGTGGACCTACCTGCAGCCGCCGCTCGGCCTGGCCAACGGGGTCAGCAACCTCGACCCGACGCCGCTCTTCCCGTTCGGCCACGGGCTCTCCTACACCTCGTTCGTCTGGGAGCCCGGTCCGGCGGCCACCGGCGACCTGCCCACCGACGGCAGCACGGACATCGAGGTCACCGTCCGCAACACCGGTGACCGCGACGGCGCCGAGGTCGTGCAGCTCTACCTCCACGATCCGGTCGCGCAGACGACCCGCCCGGACCTGCGCCTGGTCGGCTACGCGAGGGTGCCGCTGGCCGCCGGCGAGTCCCGGCGGGTGGGCTTCCGCTTCCACGCCGACCTGGCCTCCTTCACCGGGCGGGCCGGCCACCGGATCGTCGAGCCCGGGGCGCTGGAGCTCCGGCTGGCGGCGTCCAGCGGCGATGTCCGCCACACCGTCCGGTTCAACCTCACCGGCCCGGAGCGGATCGTCGACCACCGCCGGCGGATGGTGTGCGACGCCTGGCTGGGCTGA
- a CDS encoding molybdopterin-dependent oxidoreductase: protein MNENPADDGTPPGPGQPGPGRHPAPGDAPAGPPAPDGRGTPVGRRVILGMLGLGVAGVAAGPYLQRAADTVVSKVSEKDPTGLTGLLPGGGFRYYSVVASVPTRTAEDYTLTVDGLVDRPSTLRLADLQAMPQTRIVHDVQCVTGWRVPGTPFEGVRLSHLLDAAGVRADATAVRFTCFDGSYSESLTLDQARREDVLVALRMEDGPVTHAHGGPVRLYVAPMYFYKSAKWLSGITLTSTVQPGYWEHYGYDVDAWVGRSNGRDDAPTG from the coding sequence GTGAACGAAAACCCCGCCGATGACGGCACCCCGCCCGGGCCGGGTCAGCCCGGGCCAGGCCGGCATCCGGCGCCCGGCGACGCCCCGGCCGGGCCCCCGGCGCCGGACGGTCGCGGCACACCCGTCGGGCGCCGCGTCATCCTCGGCATGCTGGGCCTGGGCGTCGCCGGTGTCGCGGCCGGTCCCTACCTGCAGCGGGCGGCCGACACGGTGGTGTCCAAGGTCAGCGAGAAGGACCCGACCGGTCTGACCGGCCTGCTGCCGGGCGGCGGGTTCCGCTACTACTCGGTGGTGGCCTCCGTCCCCACCCGCACGGCCGAGGACTACACCCTCACCGTCGACGGCCTGGTCGACCGGCCGAGCACCCTGCGCCTCGCCGACCTGCAGGCGATGCCGCAGACCAGGATCGTGCACGACGTCCAGTGCGTCACCGGCTGGCGGGTGCCCGGCACCCCGTTCGAGGGGGTTCGGCTGTCGCACCTGCTGGACGCCGCCGGCGTGCGTGCCGACGCCACCGCGGTGCGCTTCACCTGCTTCGACGGCAGCTACAGCGAGAGCCTCACCCTCGACCAGGCGCGCCGCGAGGACGTCCTGGTCGCGCTGCGGATGGAGGACGGCCCGGTGACCCACGCGCACGGCGGCCCGGTGCGGCTCTACGTGGCACCCATGTACTTCTACAAGTCCGCGAAGTGGCTCTCGGGCATCACCCTCACCTCCACCGTCCAACCCGGCTACTGGGAGCACTACGGCTATGACGTCGACGCCTGGGTCGGACGCTCCAACGGACGCGACGACGCCCCCACCGGCTGA
- a CDS encoding cytochrome b/b6 domain-containing protein, giving the protein MTSTPGSDAPTDATTPPPADRFARFARAERWVHRGTSALMLTCVVTAACLYVPDLAQLVGRRRLVVVVHEWAGLLLPVPLLLGLGSRALRADLSRLGRFAPQDGEWLRAVRRRSPRRPASKFNAGQKLYAAWISGAALVMLGTGLLMWFTHLAPLVWRTGATFVHDWLALAVGLVVLGHIWMAVRDPEARRGMRTGTVDRLWAVREHPDWDGDGPADQGR; this is encoded by the coding sequence ATGACGTCGACGCCTGGGTCGGACGCTCCAACGGACGCGACGACGCCCCCACCGGCTGACCGGTTCGCCCGCTTCGCCCGCGCCGAGCGCTGGGTGCACCGCGGCACCTCGGCGCTGATGCTGACCTGCGTGGTGACGGCGGCCTGCCTGTACGTGCCGGACCTCGCCCAGCTGGTCGGCCGGCGACGGCTGGTGGTCGTCGTGCACGAGTGGGCGGGACTGCTGCTCCCCGTCCCGCTGCTGCTCGGCCTCGGCTCGCGGGCGCTGCGTGCGGACCTCTCCCGGCTGGGCCGCTTCGCCCCGCAGGACGGCGAGTGGCTGCGGGCGGTGCGCCGCCGCTCGCCGCGCCGCCCGGCCAGCAAGTTCAACGCCGGGCAGAAGCTGTACGCGGCCTGGATCTCGGGGGCGGCGCTGGTGATGCTCGGCACCGGGCTGCTGATGTGGTTCACCCACCTCGCGCCGCTGGTCTGGCGGACGGGCGCGACCTTCGTCCACGACTGGCTGGCGCTGGCGGTCGGCCTGGTGGTGCTGGGCCACATCTGGATGGCCGTCCGCGATCCGGAGGCCCGGCGCGGCATGCGCACCGGGACGGTCGACCGGCTCTGGGCGGTGCGTGAGCACCCGGACTGGGACGGCGACGGGCCCGCCGACCAGGGGCGCTGA
- a CDS encoding NUDIX domain-containing protein, whose translation MTDHTTPAAAGRPDAPGGTSPDAAAPADPAEELLDVVDAQDRVTGTAPRREVYRLGLTHRCVFILVRNPQGRIFVHRRTDTKMFAPGAYDMFVGGVVGAGEAYEVAAVREAEEELGVSGVRPRPLFKYLFEQDRLSWWCDVYEAVWDGPVAPQVEEVAWHDWLTEAELTARLTEWDFVPDGRDAYRRYLEFSAS comes from the coding sequence ATGACCGACCACACCACGCCTGCCGCCGCCGGCCGGCCGGACGCCCCCGGCGGTACCTCTCCGGACGCCGCCGCTCCCGCCGATCCCGCCGAAGAACTGCTGGACGTCGTCGACGCGCAGGACCGGGTGACCGGCACGGCGCCGCGCCGCGAGGTCTACCGGCTGGGGCTGACCCACCGCTGTGTCTTCATCCTGGTCCGAAACCCGCAGGGGCGGATCTTCGTGCACCGGCGGACGGACACCAAGATGTTCGCGCCCGGGGCGTACGACATGTTCGTGGGCGGCGTGGTCGGCGCCGGGGAGGCGTACGAGGTCGCGGCGGTGCGCGAGGCCGAGGAGGAGCTCGGGGTGAGCGGCGTCCGGCCCCGCCCGCTCTTCAAGTACCTCTTCGAGCAGGACCGGCTCTCCTGGTGGTGCGACGTGTACGAGGCCGTCTGGGACGGCCCGGTCGCACCGCAGGTGGAGGAGGTCGCCTGGCACGACTGGCTGACCGAGGCGGAGCTCACGGCGCGGCTCACCGAATGGGACTTCGTGCCGGACGGCCGGGACGCGTACCGCCGCTACCTGGAGTTCTCCGCCTCCTGA
- a CDS encoding serine hydrolase domain-containing protein, translating to MEIWGETAEGFEPVREAFTRNFRDYGELGAAFALYVRGRKVVDLWGGDSRPEVGGRPAPAVPWTADTAQVLRSVTKGLTATAALHLAERGLLDLDAPVASYWPEFAAEGKGRLPVHWLLSHQAALPALDVPLRLEDVLTWEPAAAAVAAQAPAWEPGTAHGYHPYTFGWLVGEVIRRVSGRTVGQYFAEEIARPLGLDLWIGLPSGAAPRVGKLVDLPAPEAAQSGPSGLRVRPKQAVVDAYRDPTSLTARAFASVRSVVNLNDPAVQAAEIPGAGGIGTARSLARFYAALIGAADRDGWASGEPSAASGWEMPPRPLLGPALLARAIGPAVSGPDKVLIVNSTFGLGFFRHGPTSLMGSPASFGHPGRGGSLGFADPELGIGFGYVTNGMQPGVTGDIRSRTLIKAVRDCLPATGRA from the coding sequence GTGGAGATCTGGGGCGAGACGGCCGAAGGCTTCGAACCGGTACGCGAGGCGTTCACCCGGAACTTCCGCGACTACGGCGAACTCGGCGCGGCCTTCGCGCTGTACGTACGCGGACGCAAGGTGGTCGACCTCTGGGGCGGCGACTCCCGCCCCGAGGTGGGCGGGCGGCCCGCGCCGGCCGTGCCCTGGACGGCCGACACCGCCCAGGTGCTCCGCTCCGTCACCAAGGGCCTGACCGCCACCGCTGCCCTGCACCTGGCCGAACGCGGGCTGCTGGACCTGGACGCGCCGGTCGCCTCCTACTGGCCCGAGTTCGCCGCCGAGGGCAAGGGCCGGCTGCCGGTGCACTGGCTGCTCTCCCACCAGGCCGCACTGCCCGCCCTGGACGTGCCGCTGCGCCTGGAGGACGTCCTCACCTGGGAGCCGGCGGCCGCCGCCGTCGCCGCCCAGGCCCCCGCCTGGGAGCCCGGCACGGCGCACGGCTACCACCCGTACACCTTCGGCTGGCTGGTCGGCGAGGTGATCCGGCGGGTCAGCGGGCGCACCGTGGGCCAGTACTTCGCGGAGGAGATCGCCCGCCCGCTGGGGCTGGACCTGTGGATCGGCCTGCCGTCCGGTGCCGCGCCCAGGGTCGGCAAGCTGGTCGACCTGCCCGCCCCGGAGGCCGCCCAGTCCGGGCCCTCCGGCCTACGGGTACGGCCCAAGCAGGCCGTGGTCGACGCCTACCGCGACCCCACCTCGCTGACCGCCCGGGCGTTCGCCTCGGTCCGCTCGGTGGTGAACCTCAACGACCCCGCCGTGCAGGCGGCCGAGATCCCCGGCGCGGGCGGCATCGGCACGGCCCGGTCGCTGGCCCGCTTCTACGCCGCCCTGATCGGCGCCGCCGACCGGGACGGCTGGGCCTCCGGCGAGCCGTCCGCGGCCTCCGGCTGGGAGATGCCGCCGCGGCCGCTGCTCGGGCCCGCGCTGCTGGCCCGGGCGATCGGGCCGGCCGTCAGCGGCCCGGACAAGGTCCTGATCGTCAACTCGACCTTCGGGCTCGGGTTCTTCCGGCACGGCCCGACCTCGCTGATGGGCTCGCCCGCGAGCTTCGGCCACCCGGGCCGGGGCGGCTCGCTCGGCTTCGCCGACCCGGAGCTGGGGATCGGCTTCGGCTACGTGACCAACGGGATGCAGCCGGGCGTGACCGGCGACATCCGCTCCCGCACCCTGATCAAGGCCGTCCGGGACTGCCTCCCGGCGACCGGCCGGGCCTGA
- a CDS encoding nuclear transport factor 2 family protein, which produces MAIAVDKLSDPAVRALVAAINAGDRTAFREALAPDATMSDDGSDRDLEDWTEREIFSSRGHMDVRSESAAGRALIADYRNDTWGEMRTAWRFTVDGGKITRFETGQA; this is translated from the coding sequence ATGGCCATCGCCGTTGACAAACTGTCGGACCCGGCGGTCCGCGCCCTGGTAGCCGCGATCAACGCGGGCGACCGGACGGCGTTCCGGGAGGCCCTCGCACCGGACGCGACGATGTCCGACGACGGGAGCGACCGCGACCTCGAGGACTGGACCGAGCGGGAGATCTTCTCCTCGCGCGGGCACATGGACGTCCGGTCGGAGTCCGCCGCCGGGCGGGCGCTGATCGCCGACTACCGCAACGACACCTGGGGCGAGATGCGGACCGCCTGGCGGTTCACGGTCGACGGCGGGAAGATCACCCGCTTCGAGACCGGCCAGGCCTGA
- a CDS encoding DUF6325 family protein: protein MGPAELLVLTFPQETITIEAAAALAKLSTGGDIRVIDSLVVTRRPDGETTYGELADFEHLDGVVPGGGAELPLIGPEDAQEAAELLEPGSVALIVLIEHVWAQAAADALRAVSGRIASGVRIPPENIEEAVRAAEARRTAGK from the coding sequence ATGGGGCCGGCCGAACTGCTCGTCCTGACGTTCCCGCAGGAGACCATCACCATCGAGGCCGCGGCGGCCCTGGCCAAGCTGAGTACCGGCGGCGACATCAGGGTGATCGACTCGCTGGTGGTCACCCGTCGCCCCGACGGCGAGACCACGTACGGCGAACTCGCCGACTTCGAGCACCTCGACGGCGTGGTCCCCGGCGGCGGCGCCGAACTCCCGCTGATCGGACCGGAGGACGCCCAGGAGGCGGCCGAGCTGCTGGAACCGGGATCGGTGGCCCTGATCGTCCTGATCGAGCACGTCTGGGCGCAGGCCGCCGCCGATGCCCTGCGGGCGGTCAGCGGTCGGATCGCCTCCGGGGTGCGGATCCCGCCGGAGAACATCGAAGAGGCCGTCCGCGCCGCCGAGGCGCGCCGTACGGCCGGGAAATGA
- a CDS encoding GNAT family N-acetyltransferase gives MDGAVTGIRTTSDVAPAAGAASAPAAAWVLRSGVAEDIEVVAELRATVMRADLERLGRYDEHRVRQRLRDSFSTQHTSIIMIDRELVGCLTVRPVDGRQWLEHFYLAPHRQGSGLGSAVLRRALEVTDAQGATVALNVLQGSAARRLYERHGFVVEAEDPIDVRMVRPPGAGTATSA, from the coding sequence ATGGACGGCGCAGTGACAGGGATCAGGACGACATCGGACGTGGCGCCGGCCGCCGGGGCCGCGTCGGCGCCCGCCGCGGCGTGGGTGCTGCGTTCCGGGGTGGCCGAGGACATCGAGGTGGTCGCGGAGTTGCGGGCCACGGTCATGCGTGCGGACCTGGAGCGCCTCGGGCGCTACGACGAGCACCGGGTGCGGCAACGGCTGCGGGATTCCTTCTCCACGCAGCACACCTCGATCATCATGATCGACCGTGAACTCGTGGGATGCCTCACCGTCCGGCCCGTCGACGGGAGGCAGTGGCTGGAGCACTTCTACCTTGCTCCGCACCGTCAGGGCAGCGGGCTCGGATCCGCTGTCCTGCGCAGGGCACTGGAAGTGACGGACGCGCAGGGCGCCACCGTGGCTCTGAACGTCCTGCAGGGCAGTGCGGCCCGTCGGCTCTACGAGCGCCACGGATTCGTCGTGGAGGCCGAGGATCCGATCGACGTCCGCATGGTGCGCCCACCCGGGGCCGGTACCGCCACGAGCGCCTGA
- a CDS encoding polymorphic toxin type 44 domain-containing protein, translated as MISYEQVLAAPLEELAEATAKWQTAIKPLGEQQDAYRDRVIVPVRDSDWQGADADAAKPFMEKVSKELRDATKEAEAIHGVLVDCHREIEIARLELRRLTDVEAPKMGRTIGPGGEVKPLRPVTSDPDTWGTQVTFFQALEWEKDVSDQLSKAIINARARAHEADRAAAWSMWQNTGADDMEFNPGGYADVTAAKGGLGEYKFRESSDFIFGEMRTNSASPEVAKIRALMRASEGPLGLISPGVGVGSRGTGLALWYQQVKTGGPWDHKPQLEKKFDLQSKNDFYFKVPGREVSVSDDIYSNIHYGYVGRAAGISRPELMEGANGGIASTGTNDPGDDMSMKAGMDLYEKYGDKMTKEQMDAAILKLVDDMEARRRAGDTAMTQVRPWPN; from the coding sequence ATGATCAGTTACGAACAGGTGCTGGCCGCGCCGCTGGAGGAGCTGGCCGAGGCCACCGCCAAGTGGCAGACGGCGATCAAGCCGCTCGGGGAGCAGCAGGACGCCTACCGGGACCGGGTGATCGTCCCGGTCCGCGACTCCGACTGGCAGGGCGCCGACGCCGACGCCGCCAAGCCCTTCATGGAGAAGGTCTCCAAGGAGCTCCGGGACGCCACCAAGGAGGCCGAGGCCATCCACGGTGTCCTGGTGGACTGCCACCGCGAGATCGAGATCGCCCGCCTGGAGCTCCGCCGGCTCACCGACGTGGAGGCCCCGAAGATGGGGCGGACCATCGGCCCGGGCGGTGAGGTGAAGCCGCTGCGCCCGGTGACGTCCGACCCGGACACCTGGGGCACGCAGGTGACCTTCTTCCAGGCCCTGGAGTGGGAGAAGGACGTCAGCGACCAGCTCTCCAAGGCCATCATCAACGCCCGGGCCCGGGCCCACGAGGCGGACCGGGCCGCGGCCTGGTCGATGTGGCAGAACACCGGCGCGGACGACATGGAGTTCAACCCCGGCGGGTACGCGGACGTGACCGCCGCCAAGGGCGGGCTGGGGGAGTACAAGTTCCGGGAGTCGTCCGACTTCATCTTCGGGGAGATGAGGACCAACAGCGCCTCCCCCGAGGTGGCGAAGATCCGGGCTCTGATGAGGGCCAGCGAAGGCCCCCTGGGCCTGATCTCGCCCGGGGTCGGGGTGGGCTCCCGGGGCACCGGCCTCGCGCTCTGGTACCAGCAGGTGAAGACCGGCGGCCCGTGGGACCACAAGCCGCAGCTGGAGAAGAAGTTCGACCTGCAGTCGAAGAACGACTTCTACTTCAAGGTGCCCGGCCGTGAGGTGTCGGTGTCGGACGACATCTACTCCAACATCCACTACGGCTACGTCGGCCGGGCCGCCGGCATCAGCCGCCCGGAGCTGATGGAGGGCGCCAACGGCGGTATCGCCAGCACCGGGACCAACGACCCCGGGGACGACATGTCGATGAAGGCCGGGATGGACCTGTACGAGAAGTACGGCGACAAGATGACCAAGGAGCAGATGGACGCGGCGATCCTGAAGCTGGTCGACGACATGGAGGCCAGGCGGCGGGCCGGGGACACCGCCATGACGCAGGTGCGGCCCTGGCCGAACTGA
- a CDS encoding DUF779 domain-containing protein produces the protein MAASQVAVSTAAADLLRRLAAEHGPLMFHQSGGCCDGSAPMCYPAGEFLTSEADHLLGELRVDGLDPIPVWIGRDQYAYWSHTHLTIDVVPGRGSGFSLETPTGLRFLTRSRLLEA, from the coding sequence GTGGCCGCCTCCCAGGTGGCCGTCAGCACCGCGGCCGCCGACCTGCTGCGGCGGCTGGCGGCCGAGCACGGCCCGCTGATGTTCCACCAGTCCGGCGGCTGCTGCGACGGGTCGGCGCCGATGTGCTACCCGGCCGGGGAGTTCCTCACCTCGGAGGCCGACCACCTGCTCGGCGAGCTGCGGGTGGACGGGCTGGACCCGATCCCGGTCTGGATCGGCCGCGACCAGTACGCCTACTGGTCGCACACCCACCTGACCATCGACGTGGTGCCCGGCCGCGGCAGCGGTTTCTCCCTCGAAACGCCCACCGGGCTGAGGTTCCTGACCCGCTCGCGGCTGCTGGAGGCGTGA